A DNA window from Ornithobacterium rhinotracheale DSM 15997 contains the following coding sequences:
- a CDS encoding TrmH family RNA methyltransferase, which produces MLISSVQNQKIKDLIKLQQKSRDRKKTGLLVAEGVQENLLALQNGFEAESSFVCPDFFSDEELKQKLPENQIFEITQEIFEKIAYRKTTGGILGVYKQKLNDLQDLKHIENPLIVVLEQVEKPGNLGAILRSADAAGADAVVVCDERVDFFNPNVVRSSVGTVFTNKIIAANAQDFVKFCREQKIQILATFLRDNTRDLFACQMKVGTALVFGTESTGLSDFWLNDVTHTIKIPMNGKVDSLNVSNAVAICLYEAVRQRRGC; this is translated from the coding sequence ATGTTGATATCAAGTGTTCAAAATCAGAAAATCAAGGATTTAATCAAACTGCAACAAAAATCCCGCGACCGAAAAAAAACTGGTCTTTTGGTAGCCGAAGGTGTGCAGGAAAATCTTTTGGCTTTGCAAAATGGTTTTGAGGCAGAGAGCTCTTTCGTTTGTCCTGATTTTTTTTCAGATGAAGAATTAAAACAAAAATTACCTGAAAATCAGATTTTTGAAATTACTCAAGAGATTTTTGAAAAGATAGCATACCGTAAAACAACGGGCGGAATTTTAGGCGTTTACAAACAGAAATTAAACGATTTACAAGATTTAAAACATATTGAAAATCCGCTGATTGTAGTGCTCGAGCAGGTGGAAAAACCTGGAAACCTTGGGGCTATTTTACGCTCGGCAGATGCCGCTGGTGCCGATGCTGTGGTGGTGTGCGATGAGCGTGTAGATTTCTTTAACCCCAATGTGGTGCGTAGTAGCGTGGGAACGGTTTTTACCAATAAAATTATTGCTGCCAATGCGCAAGATTTTGTCAAATTTTGCCGTGAACAAAAAATCCAGATTTTGGCTACTTTTTTGCGCGATAACACGCGCGACTTGTTCGCTTGCCAAATGAAAGTGGGAACTGCGCTTGTTTTTGGTACAGAATCTACGGGATTAAGCGATTTTTGGCTAAACGATGTAACGCACACCATCAAAATCCCGATGAATGGCAAAGTGGACTCACTCAATGTGAGTAACGCCGTGGCAATCTGCTTGTACGAAGCAGTGAGACAGCGTAGAGGGTGTTAA
- a CDS encoding glycoside hydrolase family 97 protein, giving the protein MKKIFVVLITLISVSIFGQSLESPNGDFQLEFSLKNGVPYYNLKYKGEQIINDSKLGFEIYKEATYNLKDITNQESYSFDSGFKFVSESRDSKNEKWKPVLGEKKEYVNHYNELDVRLLHEKDDKVLIIQFRLFDDGLAFRYEFPEQKNLNYFIIKEENSEFNLPFDPKAWWIAGDYDTQEYVYQTSKLSEVPERWEQSVEQNVSQSPIKNAVQSPLMLKREDGKPLYLNIAEAAVINYPASNLDVDANKLSLKIHLTPDAQGAKGYIQTSAFTPWRVVIVSPKAEGVLASKMIFNLNEPTKYQDTSWIKPTKYMGVWWEMIIGKSSWAYSDADNVKIGETDFSKLKPTGKHAANNEKVKEYIDFAAENGFDGLLIEGWNEGWEDWFGKSKEFVFDFISPYPDFDIKMLNDYAHKKGIKLIMHHETSGSATNYERWADDAFKLMNKYGYDAVKTGYVGNIIPRGEHHYSQWMINHYNRIAEKAAKYKVMVNSHESVRPTGLSRTYPNWVAAEAARGTEYEVFGGNPPEHQTILPFTRFMGGAMDYTPGIFQTKIDYYFPGDTRFVKTTLAKQLGLYVVMYSPLQMAADLPENYKKHMDAFQFIKDVPADWDDTIILAAEPGDYIHTARKAKGKNEWFVGGITDENARDYTVNLSFLDKGKKYEATIYEDGKNADYEKKPQSYHIYKKVVTNKSKIKIKMARSGGYAISLKPIK; this is encoded by the coding sequence ATGAAGAAGATTTTTGTAGTATTAATTACATTGATTTCGGTTTCAATTTTTGGACAAAGTTTGGAGTCGCCGAATGGAGATTTTCAATTAGAGTTTAGTTTAAAAAATGGAGTACCCTACTATAATTTAAAGTATAAGGGAGAGCAAATTATAAATGATTCAAAGTTAGGTTTTGAAATATATAAAGAAGCAACATACAACCTTAAAGATATTACCAATCAGGAAAGTTACAGTTTTGATTCTGGGTTTAAGTTCGTGTCAGAAAGTAGAGACTCGAAAAACGAGAAATGGAAACCTGTTTTGGGAGAAAAAAAAGAATATGTAAATCATTATAATGAATTAGATGTAAGGTTGTTGCATGAAAAAGATGATAAGGTTTTAATTATTCAATTTAGGTTATTTGATGATGGGCTAGCGTTCCGATATGAATTTCCAGAACAAAAGAATTTAAATTATTTCATAATTAAAGAGGAAAACTCCGAGTTCAATCTGCCATTTGACCCAAAAGCTTGGTGGATTGCGGGAGACTATGATACGCAAGAGTATGTTTATCAAACCTCAAAATTGTCAGAGGTGCCTGAAAGATGGGAACAAAGCGTAGAGCAAAATGTTTCACAATCTCCGATTAAAAATGCAGTGCAATCACCTTTGATGCTTAAGCGAGAAGATGGGAAACCGTTGTATTTAAATATTGCTGAAGCTGCTGTAATTAACTATCCAGCATCAAATTTAGATGTGGATGCAAATAAATTAAGTTTAAAAATTCATTTAACGCCAGATGCGCAAGGAGCAAAAGGATATATCCAGACAAGTGCATTTACACCTTGGAGAGTCGTGATTGTTTCTCCAAAGGCTGAGGGTGTTTTGGCATCAAAAATGATTTTTAACTTGAATGAGCCGACAAAATATCAAGATACTTCATGGATAAAACCAACCAAATACATGGGAGTTTGGTGGGAAATGATTATCGGAAAATCTTCGTGGGCTTATTCAGATGCCGACAATGTGAAAATTGGAGAAACTGATTTTTCTAAGTTAAAGCCAACTGGAAAGCACGCTGCAAATAATGAAAAAGTCAAAGAATATATTGATTTTGCCGCAGAAAATGGATTTGACGGCTTATTGATTGAAGGTTGGAATGAAGGTTGGGAAGATTGGTTCGGGAAATCAAAAGAATTTGTATTTGACTTCATTTCACCTTATCCAGATTTTGACATAAAAATGTTGAACGATTATGCTCATAAAAAAGGAATCAAATTAATTATGCACCACGAAACATCTGGCTCTGCAACCAATTATGAGAGATGGGCAGACGATGCATTTAAATTGATGAACAAATATGGATATGATGCGGTAAAAACAGGGTATGTGGGAAATATTATTCCAAGAGGAGAGCATCATTATAGTCAATGGATGATCAATCATTACAATAGAATCGCAGAAAAAGCTGCTAAATACAAAGTAATGGTGAATTCTCACGAATCTGTGAGACCAACTGGTTTGAGCAGAACTTATCCTAACTGGGTCGCAGCAGAAGCAGCACGAGGTACAGAATATGAAGTGTTTGGAGGAAATCCACCAGAGCATCAAACAATTTTGCCATTTACTCGATTTATGGGAGGAGCAATGGATTACACGCCAGGAATTTTCCAAACCAAAATCGATTATTATTTCCCTGGAGATACAAGATTTGTAAAAACAACTTTGGCTAAGCAATTAGGTCTTTATGTTGTGATGTATTCGCCATTGCAGATGGCAGCAGATTTGCCAGAGAATTATAAAAAACATATGGATGCATTCCAATTTATAAAAGATGTACCTGCCGATTGGGATGACACAATTATTCTTGCAGCAGAACCAGGGGATTACATCCATACAGCGAGAAAAGCTAAAGGTAAAAATGAATGGTTTGTTGGTGGAATTACTGATGAGAATGCGAGAGATTATACAGTAAATCTTTCATTCTTGGATAAAGGTAAAAAATATGAAGCAACTATTTATGAAGACGGTAAAAATGCCGATTATGAAAAAAAACCGCAATCTTACCATATTTATAAAAAAGTAGTAACTAATAAGTCTAAGATAAAGATTAAAATGGCAAGAAGCGGAGGATATGCAATATCACTGAAGCCAATAAAATAA
- a CDS encoding RagB/SusD family nutrient uptake outer membrane protein, whose product MILRNIKIGLLAIFVSMGFYSCEKDLGEFDSSSYTSEKVYENPENYIGVLAKCYAGLAVGGQTDGDGSQDIGGIDGGMSNYLRQYFQLQELPTDEAIIAWGDANLPDLHNMTWGADNQFTTAMYYRVMYQVTLANEFIRETSDSRLNSRGFSVTDIEKIKGYRAEARFLRALSYYHALDLFGNMPFVDENFKIGASQPSLIKRAELFKFVEKELLEIKGKLKEPRTNEYGRADRAAAWMLLAKLYLNAEVYIGEQRYKEAVEYSDKVNNAGYSLNPKYENLFLSDNNIDNNEVIFPINFNGTSTRTWGGTTYIIHAGVGGSMKASEYGINGGWYGLRTTKSLVEKFPNTNGTKDVRGRFYTDGQTLEINNVSNFSEGYPLIKFKNITSTGRAGSDATGNFVDTDFPLFRLADSYLMYAEAVLRGGGGDKAKALDLVNKIRERAYRSKDGNIRESELTLDFILDERARELAWEAMRRTDLIRYNKFTTGQYVWPWKGGVKEGKGVEEFKNLYPIPSKDLIVNTNLIQNKGY is encoded by the coding sequence ATGATACTTAGAAATATAAAAATAGGATTATTAGCAATTTTTGTAAGTATGGGGTTTTACTCATGCGAAAAGGATTTAGGAGAATTTGATAGTAGTAGTTATACTTCAGAAAAAGTATACGAAAATCCAGAAAATTATATTGGAGTTCTTGCGAAATGTTATGCGGGGCTTGCTGTAGGAGGACAAACGGATGGAGATGGCAGCCAAGATATTGGAGGAATTGATGGGGGCATGTCAAATTATTTAAGACAGTATTTTCAGTTACAAGAATTACCGACTGATGAAGCCATTATAGCTTGGGGAGATGCAAATTTGCCAGACTTACATAATATGACTTGGGGAGCAGATAATCAGTTTACCACAGCAATGTATTATAGAGTGATGTATCAAGTGACATTGGCAAATGAATTTATAAGAGAGACATCTGATAGTCGATTGAATTCAAGAGGTTTCTCTGTTACTGATATAGAGAAAATTAAAGGCTATAGAGCTGAAGCTCGATTTTTAAGAGCTCTTAGTTATTATCATGCCTTGGATTTATTTGGAAATATGCCTTTTGTAGATGAGAATTTTAAAATAGGGGCAAGTCAGCCGTCACTAATTAAGAGAGCAGAACTTTTTAAATTCGTTGAAAAAGAACTTCTGGAAATAAAGGGCAAACTAAAAGAACCAAGAACAAATGAATATGGAAGAGCAGATAGAGCTGCGGCTTGGATGTTGTTAGCTAAATTATATTTAAATGCAGAGGTGTATATAGGAGAACAAAGATATAAAGAAGCTGTTGAGTATTCTGATAAAGTAAATAATGCAGGCTATTCACTAAATCCAAAATACGAAAATTTATTTTTATCTGATAACAATATAGACAATAATGAAGTTATTTTTCCAATTAATTTCAATGGTACAAGTACAAGGACTTGGGGAGGAACTACTTACATTATTCACGCAGGTGTAGGAGGTAGCATGAAGGCTTCAGAATATGGAATTAACGGAGGTTGGTATGGTTTGAGAACGACAAAAAGTTTAGTTGAAAAATTTCCAAATACAAATGGAACTAAAGATGTCAGAGGTAGATTCTATACAGATGGACAAACATTGGAAATAAACAATGTCTCAAATTTCTCAGAAGGATATCCGTTGATTAAGTTTAAAAATATAACTTCTACAGGTAGAGCTGGATCGGATGCTACTGGAAATTTTGTAGATACAGATTTTCCTTTATTTAGACTAGCAGATTCTTATCTAATGTATGCAGAGGCTGTTCTTAGAGGAGGTGGCGGAGATAAAGCTAAGGCCTTAGATTTAGTAAATAAGATTAGGGAAAGAGCTTATAGAAGCAAAGACGGAAATATTAGAGAAAGCGAACTTACTTTAGATTTTATTTTAGATGAAAGAGCTCGTGAACTAGCTTGGGAAGCAATGAGAAGAACTGATTTGATCAGGTATAATAAATTTACTACGGGGCAATATGTTTGGCCGTGGAAAGGAGGTGTGAAAGAAGGTAAAGGTGTTGAGGAATTCAAAAATCTTTATCCAATACCATCAAAGGATTTAATCGTAAATACTAATTTAATTCAAAATAAAGGATATTAA